The window AAAGCCAATTCCAAGGTGGACGCGCTCTCCGGTGGTATGAAGCGTAGGCTCACCATCGCCCGCTCCCTGATCAACGAGCCGCGAATACTGCTCCTGGACGAGCCCACCACCGGGTTGGATCCGCAGGCCCGGCACATCCTCTGGGACCGGCTCTTCCGCCTCAAGGAAAACGGCGTCACGCTGATCCTCACCACCCACTACATGGACGAGGCCGAACAACTGTGCGATCGCCTGATCGTGGTGGACAAAGGCCGCATCATGGCCGAGGGGTCGCCGGCCACCTTGATCCGCGAGCACTCGTCGCGCGAAGTACTCGAGCTCAGGTTCGGGTCCGAGCGAAACGCGACCATCGGCGTCGAACTTCAAGGCATCGGTGAGCGGCTGGAAACGCTGCCGGACCGCGTGCTCATTTACGCGCACGACGGCGAGGCCGCACTGGAGCAGGTCACGGCCCGAGGGCTGCGCCCGATGACCTCGCTGGTGCGACGATCATCGCTGGAGGACGTGTTCCTGCGGCTGACCGGCAGGAGCCTCGTTGATTAGGCGACAGTTGACTGACTCGGCGAACAAGCCAATCACGACGGCGGCGCCACCGTTGCGGGCCCACTCGCCTGAGGTTTCGGCTGCCCGGGCGCGACGTTGGGGTGCCTTCTTCTACGCGGAGCAAGTACTTCGTGTCATGCGCAACTACGGCTGGTCCGTGGTCCTGTACAGCGTGGGACAGCCGGTGGCGTACCTGTTCGCCATGGGAGTGGGGCTGGCCAGCCTGGTGGATGCCAATAGTGAGGCTGCTTTCGGGGGCGTCAGCTACCTGGAATTCGTGGCTCCGGCATTGCTGGTGTCCGCGGCTGTGATGACGGCGTCTGGAGAGTTTTCCTACCCCATCATGGACGGCTTCAAGTGGCGCAGGGTGTTCTACGGCCCGCATGCTTCTCCGTTGATTCCGCAGCAGATCGCCAGCGGCCACATCATGGCCAGCACGGTGCGGTTCCTGTTGCAGTCGGTGGTCTACTTCGTGGTGGTTGCCATGTTTGGTGCTTCACCGAGCCCGTGGGGATGGGTGTCCGCAATCGTCGCTACGGTGGCAGCGCTGAGCTTTGGTTTGCCACTGATGGCCTATGCCGCAAGCATCACCCAGGACAAGGGGCAGTTTGCCTTGGTTCAGCGGTTCATTGTGATGCCGCTATTCCTGTTCTCGGGGACGTTCTTTCCGCTGGATTCGCTGCCGATTGCGGTCCGTTGGATCGGTTGGATTTCTCCGGTGTGGCACGGAACTGAGCTGGGCAGGGTCTTCACCTACGGCATGGATAAAGACCCGTTGCTGACCATCACGCACGTAGTGTTCCTGCTGGCGACGGCAACTGTGGGCTGGGTGCTTGTCCGGCGCCAGTTCGTGAAAAGGATGGGCTCATGAGTGTCCTGACGGGTGGCCACAGCGCCACGGATCTTGCCCGGGAGCGGAAGTTCGGGTCGCTGTACTCCCGCAATGCGAAGGCTGTGGTGGGCCGTGGGCTGATGGCAGCCAAGAGCAGTACGTGGCTGGTGATGGTGTCCGGGTTCTTCGAGCCCGTCCTGTTCCTGCTGGCCATGGGCGTGGGTATGGGCTCTATTGTGGGGACGGTGCAAGGTCCGGGCGGCGAGGAAATCAGCTACGCGGCCTACATTGCTCCCGCCCTGTTGGCGGTCTCTGCAATGAACGGGGCCATTTACGACTCCACGTGGAATGTCTTCTTCAAGATGAACTTCGCCAAGTTGTACCAGGGGATGCTCTATACGTCCCTGGGCCCGCTGGACGTAGCCATCGGCGAGATTTTCCTGGCCCTCTTGCGCGGACTGCTCTACGCCACCGGATTCACGGCCGTCATGGGGGTGATGGGGCTGCTCACCAGTTGGTGGGCCATCCTGGTCATTCCCGCCTCGGTACTGATCGCCTTCGGTTTCGCGAGCTTCGGGATGGGTATCACCAGCTTCATGAAGACCTTCCAGCAGATGGACTGGATCAACTTCTTCCTGCTGCCCATGTTCCTGTTTAGTGCCACGTTCTACCCGCTCAGCGTCTACCCGCAGGTCATTCAGTGGTTCATCCAGGCCATGCCCCTGTGGCACGGGGTAGAACTCCTGCGCCAGATCAGTGTGGGTTCGTTCAGTCCGGCAACTGCCATCCATGTGGGCTACTACCTGGTGATGATCGGCCTCGGCATCATGCTGACCACCGGAAGGCTGCGCCAGCTGTTCCTCAAATAAAGGGAGTTTTTGTACAGCTAATGCCCTCAAAAAGCCGTCTTAAGGGCACTAGCTGTACAAAAACTCCCGTGTTCGCCGTCCGTGGAAGCGGGCACAGGCACCATTCCGCGTTTGAGACAATTGAGCCATGCAATCTCTCGGTGACCCGCACCCGTCCACGTCCCCCGCCGGCAAAGGCATGTTCAAGGGCTTCCGCATTGGCGGCCTGGGGATGACCGTCGTCATCATCGCTTTCCTGGTAGCCGTCATTTTCGCGGCCAATCAGAACGATGTTGTGGGTTGGGTCGTGGCTGTAGTGGCGTTCGGCTGGCTGGCACTTGCCACCTTCGTTGTGCTGAGCATCCGCAAGGCCGCGCAGCGCGCCGGTGCCAAGTTGACCGAAGCGCAAAATGCGTTCAACGCCGCTGCTGGCCGCGCGCCGTCGTCGTCCGCTGCAGACCATGGTGGCACCCGGGTAGTCGCCGAGCGCAGCCAGGCCGACGAGGTACGCGACCTCAAGCTGGACCACTCGTTCAAGATCGTGCAGGTGCAGGTCCGTGTGGTTGACGAGGAACGCGCCAAGGGCGGCGCAGCTGACCAGGACACCATCAACCGCGCCTTGGAAACCATCGCCATTACGGCAACCAACGCGCGGGACATGATCAAGTCCTCCGGAGGCTCGGAAGAGCCCATGTCCGGCACCATCATCGACTAGAGTGGACCGGGTGAGTACGGCATTGAAGAAGGACTTCCTTCGCATCGCATCAGTAAACGTCAATGGCCTGCGGGCTGCCTACAAGAACGGCATGGCGGAGTGGCTGGAGCCTCGCGAGGTAGACATTCTCTGCTTGCAGGAAGTCCGGGCCCCTGACGACATCGTCAGGAAGCTGATCGGCGAGGGATGGTACATCCTTCACTCCGAGGCCGAAGCCAAGGGCCGCGCCGGCGTAGCCATCGCGTCCCGCCAGGAGCCGACTGCCACCCGCGTGGGAATTGGCGACGATTACTTCGATACTTCCGGCCGTTGGGTTGAAGCGGACTTTTCCCTCAAGGATGCTGCAGGCGAACCTGCCACCCTCTCCGTGGTCAGTGCCTACGTGCACTCCGGAGAAGTGGGAACCCCCAAGCAGGACGACAAATTCCGGTTCCTGGACGCCATGAGTGTCCGGCTGCCGGAGCTTGCCAAGCACAGCGACCATGCCCTGGTAGTTGGCGACCTCAACGTCGGACACACCGAACTCGACATCAAGAACTGGAAGGGCAACGTCAAGCGTGCCGGCTTCCTCCCGGAGGAGCGGGCGTACTTTGACCGCTTCCTCGGCGAAGAAATCGGATGGAGGGATGTCCACAGGGGCCTGGCAGGAAATGTCGCCGGCCCCTACACCTGGTGGTCCCAGCGCGGTAAGGCCTTTGACACTGACACTGGCTGGCGCATCGACTACCACCTGGCCACTCCGGGTCTCGCAGCAGCCGCTTTCTCGGCTGTGGTGGACCGGGCGGCTTCGTGGGACACCCGCTTCTCCGACCACGCACCGCTGGTAGTCGACTACCGGCTCTAAGCTTCCTAAGGTATTCCTCCATGACTAGTTCCACCACGACTGAAACCGGCACAGCCGCCGCTGCGACTGAACCGAAGCCCGTGACGTCCACCAAGTTGGCAGTTGGTGCCAAGCACCGTGTCCTCTCCGGAATGCAGCCGTCCGCCGATTCCCTGCACCTGGGCAACTACCTGGGAGCTTTGGTCAACTGGGTCCGGATGCAGGATGAGTACGACGCCGTCTACTTCATCCCGGACCTGCACGCGATCACCGTCCCGCAGGATCCGGCGGAACTCGCACGCCGCACACGTGTCACAGCAGCCCAGTACATTGCCGGTGGCGTGGACGTGGACAAGTGCACGTTGTTCGTCCAGTCTCAGGTTCCGGAGCACGCCCAGCTGGCGTGGGTACTCAACTGCATCACGGGCATGGGCGAAGCCAGCCGGATGACCCAGTTCAAGGACAAGGCGCAGAAGCAGGGTTCGGACCACGCAAGCGTCGGCTTGTTCACCTACCCCATCCTGCAGGCCGCGGACATCCTCCTGTACCAGCCGCACGGTGTACCGGTGGGCGAGGACCAGCGCCAGCACGTGGAACTCAGCCGGGACCTCGCCAACCGCTTCAACAGCCGGTTCGGGGAGACCTTCCAAGTGCCCGAGGCCTTCATCCAGAAGGAATCGGCAAAGATCTATGATCTCCAGAACCCCACGGCCAAGATGTCCAAGTCGGCCGAGTCGCCTGCCGGCTTGATTAACCTCCTGGACGATCCCAAGACGGTAGCCAAGCGCATCAAATCGGCAGTCACGGATACCGAAACCGAGATTCGCTACGACCGCGAGAACAAGCCGGGCGTCTCCAACCTGCTGACCATCTACTCCGCCATCAGCGGCACGCCCGTGGAGAAGATCGTGGCCGACTACCAGGGCAAGATGTACGGGCACCTCAAGGTTGACCTGGCGGAGCTGGTCTCCAGCCACCTGGCTCCTATTCGGGAACGCGCCAACGAACTTCTGGCTGATCCGGCGGAACTGGACCGGCTCTTGGCGCTCGGAGCGGATAAGGCCCGCGAGATTGCCTCTGCCACCCTGGCTGATGTCTACTCCAAGGTTGGGTTCCTGCCCTACCGCGGGGATTCCGCACGCGGCGAGCAGGGAGTCCGCTAACTCCAT is drawn from Arthrobacter sp. 31Y and contains these coding sequences:
- a CDS encoding ABC transporter permease; translation: MTTAAPPLRAHSPEVSAARARRWGAFFYAEQVLRVMRNYGWSVVLYSVGQPVAYLFAMGVGLASLVDANSEAAFGGVSYLEFVAPALLVSAAVMTASGEFSYPIMDGFKWRRVFYGPHASPLIPQQIASGHIMASTVRFLLQSVVYFVVVAMFGASPSPWGWVSAIVATVAALSFGLPLMAYAASITQDKGQFALVQRFIVMPLFLFSGTFFPLDSLPIAVRWIGWISPVWHGTELGRVFTYGMDKDPLLTITHVVFLLATATVGWVLVRRQFVKRMGS
- a CDS encoding exodeoxyribonuclease III; translation: MSTALKKDFLRIASVNVNGLRAAYKNGMAEWLEPREVDILCLQEVRAPDDIVRKLIGEGWYILHSEAEAKGRAGVAIASRQEPTATRVGIGDDYFDTSGRWVEADFSLKDAAGEPATLSVVSAYVHSGEVGTPKQDDKFRFLDAMSVRLPELAKHSDHALVVGDLNVGHTELDIKNWKGNVKRAGFLPEERAYFDRFLGEEIGWRDVHRGLAGNVAGPYTWWSQRGKAFDTDTGWRIDYHLATPGLAAAAFSAVVDRAASWDTRFSDHAPLVVDYRL
- a CDS encoding ABC transporter permease is translated as MSVLTGGHSATDLARERKFGSLYSRNAKAVVGRGLMAAKSSTWLVMVSGFFEPVLFLLAMGVGMGSIVGTVQGPGGEEISYAAYIAPALLAVSAMNGAIYDSTWNVFFKMNFAKLYQGMLYTSLGPLDVAIGEIFLALLRGLLYATGFTAVMGVMGLLTSWWAILVIPASVLIAFGFASFGMGITSFMKTFQQMDWINFFLLPMFLFSATFYPLSVYPQVIQWFIQAMPLWHGVELLRQISVGSFSPATAIHVGYYLVMIGLGIMLTTGRLRQLFLK
- a CDS encoding ABC transporter ATP-binding protein, with protein sequence MNRPTVISARNLTKAYGELTAVDNISFDVPAGESFGLLGPNGAGKSTTMKMIGGVSQRTSGSLTIMGLDPESHGPEVRAHLGVVPQQDNLDEELKVRENLIVYGRYFGLPLSYLKPKADELLEFAQLTDKANSKVDALSGGMKRRLTIARSLINEPRILLLDEPTTGLDPQARHILWDRLFRLKENGVTLILTTHYMDEAEQLCDRLIVVDKGRIMAEGSPATLIREHSSREVLELRFGSERNATIGVELQGIGERLETLPDRVLIYAHDGEAALEQVTARGLRPMTSLVRRSSLEDVFLRLTGRSLVD
- the trpS gene encoding tryptophan--tRNA ligase, which gives rise to MTSSTTTETGTAAAATEPKPVTSTKLAVGAKHRVLSGMQPSADSLHLGNYLGALVNWVRMQDEYDAVYFIPDLHAITVPQDPAELARRTRVTAAQYIAGGVDVDKCTLFVQSQVPEHAQLAWVLNCITGMGEASRMTQFKDKAQKQGSDHASVGLFTYPILQAADILLYQPHGVPVGEDQRQHVELSRDLANRFNSRFGETFQVPEAFIQKESAKIYDLQNPTAKMSKSAESPAGLINLLDDPKTVAKRIKSAVTDTETEIRYDRENKPGVSNLLTIYSAISGTPVEKIVADYQGKMYGHLKVDLAELVSSHLAPIRERANELLADPAELDRLLALGADKAREIASATLADVYSKVGFLPYRGDSARGEQGVR